Proteins encoded by one window of Elephas maximus indicus isolate mEleMax1 chromosome 5, mEleMax1 primary haplotype, whole genome shotgun sequence:
- the C5H4orf48 gene encoding neuropeptide-like protein C4orf48 homolog, producing the protein MTTTAGRGPELGGARAHARCEPDAESLLQSPALLVAGSPNRGGPGLPPLAMAPPPPCRSLMSPPPPLLLLLVGVALLGAQAHGEPPAGSAVPAQSRPCVDCHAFEFMQRALQDLRKTAYSLDARTETLLLQAERRALCACWPAGR; encoded by the exons ATGACGACGACGGCGGGGAGGGGACCCGAGCTGGGTGGGGCCAGGGCGCATGCGCGGTGCGAGCCGGACGCAGAAAGCCTTCTTCAGTCGCCGGCGCTGCTGGTCGCGGGGTCCCCGAACCGCG GCGGCCCGGGGCTCCCTCCGCTCGCCATGGCCCCTCCGCCCCCGTGCAGGTCGCTGATGTCGCCGCCGCcacccctgctgctgctgctggttggcGTCGCGCTGCTGGGCGCCCAGGCCCACGGGGAGCCCCCCGCCGGGAGTGCGGTCCCCGCCCAGA GCCGCCCGTGCGTCGACTGCCACGCGTTTGAGTTCATGCAACGCGCCCTGCAGGACCTCCGGAAGACGGCCTACAGCTTGGACGCTCGG ACGGAGACCCTTCTGCTGCAGGCGGAGCGCCGGGCCCTGTGTGCCTGCTGGCCTGCTGGGCGCTGA